In Haliscomenobacter hydrossis DSM 1100, the DNA window CGCCCGAAAAATCGAAGGTTGGTTTGGCTACAGGTGTTCCACCCGACCCGGTAATGGCGGTTTTGAGGAAATTGACATGCGCCAGTTCATGGTTGCGGATGGTGGTGATGGCCGCAGTAGCCGCACCTGCCGGGATCAAGCCCGCGCTGCTGGTTGCCTTCAAATAGAATTCGTATTCCAGGTATTCCAGGGTCAGGGCAAAATTCAGCACGTCGATGACTGAACTGGTTGGCGACTGGCCGTAGGCTTTGTTGAGCACCGTTCCCAACATAAAAGGTGCAGAAATCAAGGCAATTTTTTTACCCAAACCGCTGAAAGCACGCATGGCCTTACGGCGCGTGTCGATCCGGTCAAAAATTTCCGGATCCTGCTCACTAATGATATTTAACACTTTTAGTGTGTTCATGGATGTGTCTTTTTGATGGATGAAAGTTAAGCAGGTAGGCTGCTCGCGTTCAGTTTGGTTTTGATGTACGTTTTGGCAATGTCCAACACTGCCCGGGGTTTACGAGACATTTCGAGACCGTTGGCATCGATTACAGTGCTGTCGGCAAAAGAACCGTTGCTGAGCAGATCACGGATGTAGGCCGCATGACGGGCTTCAACGGATACAATTTTACCTGCCAACAACAGGTAATCTACGGAGGCAAGGTAGCGTCCAGCGCCATTGTAAGCGGATACGCCGAGGTCTTCAAAAGCCTTAGCCGTCATCAAAACGCTATCGCGGCTGCTGAAATTCACGCTGCTGAAATCCACTTCCAACGCCTGAATGGCGTTGGTACCTAGTGCAGCTTTGAAAAATTCGCGGTGAGCGATTTCATGATCGCGGATGTCGGTGAGCAAACTTCTTTCAGCCGTTGAAATACCCGTGTAAGGTGTGGTGATTACCTGAATGTAGAAAGCCGCTTCGAGTTGTTCGAGCGCGTAAGCG includes these proteins:
- a CDS encoding ferritin-like domain-containing protein, with translation MTKTNDQRQIQSDFDLQQKALGRRKFLRNTGAALTAGALVSMIACDKDDDNDGVSFGSGDFAILNYAYALEQLEAAFYIQVITTPYTGISTAERSLLTDIRDHEIAHREFFKAALGTNAIQALEVDFSSVNFSSRDSVLMTAKAFEDLGVSAYNGAGRYLASVDYLLLAGKIVSVEARHAAYIRDLLSNGSFADSTVIDANGLEMSRKPRAVLDIAKTYIKTKLNASSLPA